From the Pseudomonas baltica genome, one window contains:
- a CDS encoding PA1414 family protein, which yields MRNPLYNWLHDLAVALGLVPPPLQPVPIPTEDKRRQPPRRR from the coding sequence ATGAGAAATCCACTGTACAACTGGCTCCATGACCTCGCCGTCGCACTCGGCCTGGTGCCTCCACCTTTGCAACCCGTGCCTATTCCCACCGAAGACAAGCGCCGTCAGCCGCCACGCCGCCGCTGA
- a CDS encoding DEAD/DEAH box helicase, protein MFSQFALHERLLKAVAELKFVEPTPVQVAAIPLALQGKDLRVTAQTGSGKTAAFVLPLLNRLMGPAQVRVDIRVLILLPTRELAQQTLKEVERFSQFTFIKAGLITGGEDFKVQAAMLRKVPDILIGTPGRLLEQLNAGNLDLKKVEVMVLDEADRMLDMGFSEDVQRLCDEAVNRQQTLLFSATTGGAGLRDMIGKVLKDPEHLLINNVSELASGTRQQIVTADHNVHKEQILNWLLANETYQKAIIFTNTRAMADRIYGRLVAQEYKTFVLHGEKDQKDRKLAIDRLKQGGVKILVATDVAARGLDVEGLDLVINFDMPRSGDDYVHRIGRTGRAGNEGLAVSLICHGDWNLMSSIERYLKQSFERRVIKEVKGTYSGPKKVKASGKAVGVKKKKADGKKADKKTAAKGPTKRKTVNRPKADPLVSGDGMAPLKRRKPEAAAE, encoded by the coding sequence GTGTTTTCCCAATTTGCCCTGCACGAACGCCTGCTCAAAGCCGTGGCCGAACTGAAATTTGTCGAGCCTACGCCAGTGCAGGTCGCGGCCATTCCGCTCGCGCTGCAAGGCAAGGACCTGCGGGTAACCGCCCAGACCGGCAGCGGCAAGACGGCAGCGTTTGTGCTGCCATTGCTCAATCGCCTGATGGGGCCGGCCCAGGTACGCGTCGATATCCGCGTGCTGATCCTGTTGCCGACGCGCGAACTGGCGCAGCAGACCCTCAAGGAAGTCGAGCGCTTCTCGCAGTTCACCTTCATCAAGGCCGGCCTGATCACCGGCGGTGAGGACTTCAAGGTCCAGGCAGCCATGCTGCGCAAGGTCCCGGACATCCTGATCGGTACCCCGGGCCGCCTGCTGGAGCAACTCAACGCCGGTAACCTGGACCTGAAAAAGGTCGAGGTGATGGTCCTCGACGAAGCCGACCGCATGCTCGACATGGGCTTCTCTGAAGACGTCCAGCGCCTGTGCGACGAAGCTGTCAACCGCCAGCAAACCCTGCTGTTCTCCGCCACCACCGGCGGTGCCGGCCTGCGCGACATGATCGGCAAGGTGCTCAAGGACCCTGAGCACCTGCTGATCAACAACGTCAGCGAGCTGGCCTCGGGCACTCGTCAGCAGATCGTCACTGCCGACCACAATGTGCACAAGGAACAGATCCTCAACTGGCTGCTGGCCAACGAGACCTACCAGAAGGCGATCATCTTTACCAATACCCGGGCCATGGCCGACCGTATCTATGGCCGTCTGGTGGCGCAGGAATACAAGACGTTCGTCTTGCATGGCGAAAAAGATCAGAAGGACCGCAAGCTGGCGATCGACCGCCTCAAGCAGGGCGGCGTGAAGATCCTGGTGGCCACCGATGTCGCGGCCCGTGGCCTGGATGTCGAAGGCCTCGACCTGGTGATCAACTTCGACATGCCCCGCAGTGGTGACGACTACGTGCACCGTATCGGCCGTACGGGCCGGGCTGGCAACGAAGGCCTGGCTGTGTCGTTGATCTGTCATGGCGATTGGAATCTGATGTCGAGCATCGAGCGCTACCTCAAGCAGAGCTTCGAGCGCCGAGTGATCAAAGAGGTCAAAGGCACCTATAGCGGCCCGAAAAAGGTCAAGGCATCAGGCAAGGCCGTCGGCGTGAAAAAGAAGAAGGCCGACGGCAAGAAAGCCGACAAGAAGACTGCCGCCAAGGGCCCGACCAAGCGCAAGACGGTCAATCGTCCGAAAGCCGACCCGTTGGTGAGCGGTGATGGCATGGCGCCGCTCAAGCGCCGCAAGCCAGAGGCTGCGGCCGAGTAA
- a CDS encoding EAL domain-containing protein — protein sequence MNKTNADSSLPALPQTPHTRTLVALIGLLFAAAFLLGMGALINIARNLNSEELQKSYFYTQKALETRTATSAALISSFAVWDSAYDHLNGIADTQWAYKERNLGDPLFISNGYEGVFVIDRKSTKYGLLNGRLTEVALSRYLDTSLGSLIDAAQDAAAQARAVDRFALFNGWPALVTAAAIQPGDDGTRVDPASLSVMIFVDQLTPAKLLKLGQAYGLTGLAIEAPGVQTSSRPQLNLGHTGYRLTWDQPRPGNELLWSVVPPLLAAGMVLCLLLGYFFRFALRTSQQMDSNYRVLKVSNQALEASEERFRAVAEAASDWIWETDEQGRILYLSTRFVAVTGFTSDDWLGKPLEQLLHCDTLPIDTWLADLRNSQPHTAHLRCTYRDHCAQPRYCRVSARPILQDGQVAGFRGTASDITDEVAAHAQIQHLSMHDALTGLPNRNLLARHLEEALGRLSHPPGNHGNAHGLTLLLLDLDDFKPINDTLGHPVGDAVLLEVAKRLRDATREQDLVARLGGDEFLMVLSGLTNDKEIDRFCARLIESMRQPIVHGDQQLYIGASMGIAQSHLQGPDPTELIRCADIALYAAKAEGKNTWRYFSAQMNEEIQHRRHLENELRLAVKNHEFILHYQPRYELDGMTIVSVEALVRWDHPIEGLISPDAFIPLAEQTELIVPLGRWVLREACETARHWPGDLMVSVNLSPAQFSRSDVVADVRETLIQTGLPAHRLELEITENVMLNDIDNALHIMNALKELGVRLNMDDFGTGYSSLGYLRTYPFDSIKIDKRFIAAMALGSNDRAVVQAIINLGKAMGLKVTAEGVETEQQLALLSSDACHEVQGFYMSRPIDKLALGRLSAQQDEARLPSRSA from the coding sequence ATGAATAAAACCAATGCGGATTCGTCTTTACCTGCCCTACCCCAAACGCCCCATACCCGCACGCTGGTGGCATTGATCGGCTTGTTGTTCGCCGCAGCGTTTTTGCTCGGCATGGGCGCCCTGATCAACATCGCCCGCAACCTCAACAGCGAAGAGCTGCAGAAAAGCTACTTCTATACCCAAAAGGCCCTGGAAACCCGCACTGCGACGTCGGCGGCATTGATCAGCTCCTTTGCCGTCTGGGACAGCGCCTACGACCACCTCAACGGCATTGCCGACACTCAGTGGGCCTATAAAGAGCGCAATCTGGGCGATCCGCTGTTCATCAGCAACGGCTACGAAGGCGTGTTCGTGATCGACCGCAAGAGCACCAAATACGGCCTGCTCAACGGACGCCTCACCGAGGTTGCGCTGTCGCGGTACCTGGACACCTCGCTGGGCAGCCTGATCGACGCCGCTCAGGATGCCGCCGCACAGGCCCGGGCAGTAGACCGCTTCGCGCTGTTCAATGGCTGGCCGGCGCTGGTCACGGCTGCGGCGATTCAACCCGGTGACGACGGCACGCGGGTCGATCCGGCCTCCCTGTCGGTGATGATTTTCGTCGACCAGTTGACCCCGGCCAAACTGCTCAAACTGGGTCAAGCCTATGGCCTCACGGGCCTTGCGATCGAGGCGCCAGGGGTGCAGACCTCGTCGCGTCCGCAACTCAATCTGGGCCACACCGGCTATCGCCTGACCTGGGATCAGCCGCGACCGGGCAACGAGCTGCTGTGGTCGGTGGTCCCTCCCCTATTGGCTGCCGGTATGGTGCTATGCCTGCTGCTGGGTTACTTCTTCCGGTTCGCTTTGCGCACCTCACAGCAAATGGACTCCAACTACCGGGTTTTGAAAGTCAGCAACCAGGCGCTGGAAGCCAGTGAGGAGCGGTTTCGCGCGGTGGCAGAGGCTGCCTCGGACTGGATCTGGGAAACCGATGAGCAAGGCCGGATCCTGTACCTGTCGACGCGATTCGTGGCGGTGACCGGCTTTACCAGTGACGACTGGCTGGGCAAACCCCTCGAGCAGCTGCTGCATTGCGACACGTTGCCGATCGACACCTGGCTGGCCGATCTGCGCAACAGCCAGCCCCACACGGCTCATCTGCGCTGCACTTACCGAGATCATTGTGCGCAACCACGTTACTGCCGGGTGTCGGCTCGGCCGATACTGCAGGATGGCCAGGTAGCGGGGTTTCGCGGCACGGCGAGCGATATCACCGACGAAGTGGCCGCCCATGCGCAGATCCAGCACCTGTCGATGCACGACGCCCTCACCGGTCTGCCCAACCGCAATTTGCTGGCTCGCCACCTGGAAGAGGCCCTTGGTCGGTTGTCGCATCCGCCCGGCAACCACGGCAATGCCCATGGCCTGACTTTGCTGTTGCTGGATCTGGACGATTTCAAGCCGATCAACGATACCCTCGGCCACCCCGTCGGCGATGCCGTGTTGCTCGAAGTCGCCAAGCGCCTGCGCGACGCCACCCGCGAGCAGGACCTGGTGGCGCGCCTGGGCGGGGACGAATTCCTCATGGTGCTCAGCGGCCTGACCAACGACAAGGAGATCGATCGCTTTTGTGCGCGCTTGATCGAAAGCATGCGCCAGCCCATCGTCCATGGCGATCAACAGTTGTACATCGGCGCCAGCATGGGCATCGCCCAAAGCCATCTGCAGGGGCCGGATCCGACTGAACTGATCCGCTGCGCCGACATCGCCCTGTACGCCGCCAAAGCCGAAGGCAAGAACACCTGGCGCTACTTCTCGGCGCAGATGAACGAGGAAATCCAGCATCGCCGCCACCTCGAAAACGAACTGCGCCTGGCGGTCAAGAACCACGAGTTCATCCTCCACTATCAACCGCGCTACGAGCTCGACGGCATGACCATCGTCTCCGTCGAGGCACTGGTACGCTGGGATCATCCGATCGAGGGCCTGATCAGCCCCGATGCCTTCATTCCCTTGGCCGAACAGACCGAGCTGATCGTGCCCCTCGGCCGCTGGGTGCTGCGCGAAGCCTGCGAGACGGCGCGCCACTGGCCGGGCGATCTGATGGTCTCGGTGAACCTGTCGCCCGCGCAGTTTTCCCGCAGCGATGTGGTCGCGGATGTACGCGAGACCTTGATCCAGACCGGCCTGCCGGCCCATCGCCTGGAGTTGGAGATCACCGAAAACGTCATGCTCAACGATATCGACAATGCCCTGCACATCATGAACGCCCTCAAGGAGCTGGGCGTGCGCCTGAACATGGATGATTTCGGTACCGGTTACTCGTCTCTCGGCTATCTGCGTACCTACCCTTTCGACAGCATCAAGATCGACAAGCGCTTCATCGCCGCCATGGCCCTGGGCAGCAACGATCGCGCGGTGGTACAGGCGATCATCAACCTGGGCAAGGCCATGGGTTTGAAGGTCACCGCCGAAGGGGTAGAGACCGAGCAGCAACTGGCGCTCTTGAGCTCCGATGCCTGTCACGAGGTGCAAGGCTTCTATATGAGCAGGCCGATCGACAAACTGGCGCTGGGCAGGCTGTCGGCCCAGCAGGATGAAGCTCGGTTGCCCAGTCGTAGCGCATGA
- a CDS encoding ATP-binding protein, with protein sequence MAKTVAADIATIGRINAVPALLQVICETTGMRFAAVARVTDTAWIACAVLDNLGFGLQVGGELELNTTLCDEIRDHHRTIIMDQASTDPLYCDHHTPRIYKFESYISVPVFRTNGEFFGTICALDPNPVQLKGSAIQPMIESFARLLSIQMESEEAFVETEQALLQERQVAELREQFIAVLGHDLRNPLFAINAGAEMLLRRAVDERSISIIEHIITSSNRASRLVEDVLDFARGRLGSGITVNMVPMPDLAEALQHVVAEVHRVNPQRVFNLHIGDLRDLKGDRERITQLLSNLVANAIHHGSKEGPVIIEADVEDGIFRLSVHNQGTPISAPVLAQLFQPFTRHNADAPPSGLGLGLYIADQIARAHGGHMEVSSTAETGTLFTFRLALKPE encoded by the coding sequence ATGGCGAAAACCGTTGCTGCCGATATCGCCACCATCGGCCGAATCAATGCCGTGCCCGCGTTATTGCAGGTGATCTGCGAGACCACTGGCATGCGCTTTGCGGCCGTCGCGAGGGTGACGGATACGGCTTGGATCGCCTGCGCGGTGCTCGACAACCTTGGATTTGGTCTGCAAGTGGGTGGCGAACTCGAGCTCAACACCACGTTGTGTGACGAGATTCGCGATCACCACCGCACCATCATCATGGATCAGGCGAGCACCGACCCGCTTTACTGCGATCATCACACCCCGCGCATCTACAAGTTCGAGAGCTATATTTCGGTGCCGGTGTTCCGCACCAACGGCGAGTTTTTCGGCACCATCTGCGCGCTCGACCCCAATCCCGTACAACTCAAGGGTTCGGCCATTCAGCCGATGATCGAGTCCTTCGCGCGCCTGCTATCGATCCAGATGGAAAGTGAAGAAGCCTTCGTCGAGACCGAACAGGCGCTGCTGCAGGAGCGTCAGGTGGCCGAATTGCGCGAGCAGTTCATCGCCGTGCTGGGCCATGACCTGCGCAATCCACTGTTCGCCATCAACGCCGGGGCCGAAATGCTTCTGCGCCGCGCCGTGGACGAGCGCAGCATCAGCATCATCGAGCACATCATTACCAGCAGCAATCGCGCTTCGCGGCTGGTCGAGGACGTGCTCGACTTCGCCCGCGGTCGCCTGGGCTCCGGCATCACCGTGAACATGGTGCCGATGCCCGATCTGGCCGAGGCGCTGCAACATGTGGTCGCCGAAGTTCATCGAGTCAATCCGCAGCGGGTGTTCAATCTGCATATTGGCGACCTGCGCGATCTCAAAGGCGATCGCGAGCGTATCACCCAACTGCTCTCCAACCTGGTGGCCAACGCCATTCACCATGGTTCGAAAGAGGGTCCGGTGATCATTGAAGCGGACGTCGAAGACGGGATATTTCGCCTGAGCGTGCACAACCAGGGCACGCCCATCTCGGCGCCGGTGCTGGCGCAACTGTTTCAGCCCTTCACCCGCCATAACGCCGATGCACCGCCCAGCGGCCTGGGCCTTGGGCTGTACATCGCCGATCAGATCGCCCGCGCCCATGGCGGTCATATGGAGGTGTCTTCGACGGCCGAGACGGGCACGCTGTTCACTTTCAGGCTGGCGCTCAAGCCGGAGTGA
- a CDS encoding SRPBCC family protein translates to MSLQSLAVASPAYELSITRLIDAPCARVFRAWTRAELLKRWWGPHGMTTPECTLQLWPGGLFSTLMCAPDGSEYPTQGVFLEIEAPRRIVFTDAFLPGWIPSAKPFMTAVIELEDVHGKTRYTASAWHWSAEDCRSHEAMGFHQGWNESLDRLVELVTRELRDD, encoded by the coding sequence ATGAGCCTTCAATCCCTCGCCGTTGCTTCACCTGCCTACGAACTGTCCATTACCCGCCTGATCGACGCCCCTTGCGCCCGCGTGTTTCGCGCCTGGACCCGCGCCGAACTGCTCAAGCGCTGGTGGGGACCCCACGGCATGACCACCCCTGAATGCACCCTGCAGCTATGGCCCGGCGGCCTGTTCAGCACCCTGATGTGCGCCCCGGATGGTAGTGAGTATCCGACCCAAGGCGTGTTCCTGGAAATCGAAGCGCCGCGCCGGATCGTGTTCACCGATGCCTTTTTGCCCGGTTGGATACCCTCGGCCAAGCCCTTCATGACCGCCGTCATCGAACTCGAGGACGTGCACGGCAAGACCCGCTACACCGCTAGCGCCTGGCATTGGAGCGCCGAAGATTGTCGCAGTCATGAGGCAATGGGGTTTCATCAGGGCTGGAATGAAAGTCTGGATCGGCTGGTGGAGCTAGTCACCCGCGAGTTACGCGATGATTGA